Genomic segment of Sodaliphilus pleomorphus:
AGCCGTCGGGCGCGGAGTGGATTCGCATCAGCGGCAAGCTCGTCAACGACGACAGCCGCGAGGCAAAGGCCTATGTACTTGACAAGAATCCGGAACTGAAGAGAATGTACTCTGCCGACGACGACAATACGGCTGTGCTTTATATCACTGACGGTGTGGCGCAGTTCTGCTCGTTCTCTGCTCCGACGAAAGAGATAAGGTTCTGATGGCGGTGCAGGTGAAATTTACATTGAAGCCCCGCCGACGTGGCTTTCATCTGATAACGGACGAAGTGCTCCGGCAGCTGCCGCAGTTGCCAGTGACGGGACTGCTCAACCTCTTTGTGCAGCACACCAGCTGTGCACTGAGCATTTGTGAGAACTGGGATCCGTCGGTGCGTGAAGATATGGAAAGCATTTATGACAGGCTTATTCCAGAGAATGCACCCTACTACCAGCACACACTTGAGGGAAGTGACGATATGCCCGCACACGCCAAGTGCATCATCACGGGTGTGAGCATCAACATTCCCATCACCGACGGACGGCTCAATCTTGGCACTTGGCAGGGTATCTACCTCGGCGAGTTCCGCAACGACGGAGGCAGCAGGCAGATTGTAGCAACAATTTTAGAATAATTTGAAAAAAATCAAATAAAGCAGGCTGATGAATATCGAGGAAGTTCGTGAATATGCGTTGATCCTGCCGGGGACTACAGAAGATTAGGCTTATGGTGAGGATTGGGTACTGTTTCGTATTGAGGGAAAGATCTTCCTGCATATATGGCTCGATGCCAATCGCGACTTCATCGTAGCTTTCGCAACGACTGAGACGATGGTCGCCAAACCGGATTTGGAGAAGATGCACCTGCTGATGCTCATATCTGTCTGAATTTATATTTACACACGCACACACTTAGTTGAGATATTCTGTTCACGCAGGCGTGTAGACACGATTTCAGCAATAAGGGTTATAGCTGCCTTATTCTGGGTAACAACCAACTGCCAGGAGACTCGTAACTTTGCAACCGGAAACAAACAAATATCATAATATGACAAAGATTGCATTAGGCACCTGGGCCATTGCCAAAGGCATGCAGCCCATCATCAGAGCCACGAGGGTGCGTCACGTCGTTGAGCGACAGGGCGCCAAGGAGCTCTACGTCAACCTCGGAGCTTCGCACGTTGACCTCTACGACGACGTGGCAGGTATCATCCCCCTACGACAAGATGGCACTGTTCTTCCTTAAGAATTTTAAATGAGCGTGTGTATGAAAAAATATATACTGACACTTTTGACAATGCTCTTCGTCGCCTGCTCTTCCGACGGTGGAACGCAGGCTGAGACATTGCAGACTGAAAACGATATGAAAATGTATATTACCATCGCAGGACAGACTCAAAGTGTGGTCCTTGCCAATAATGCGGCCACGCAGGAACTCGTGACAAGGCTACACAACGGCGCTGTCACAGTTACAC
This window contains:
- a CDS encoding secondary thiamine-phosphate synthase enzyme YjbQ, which translates into the protein MAVQVKFTLKPRRRGFHLITDEVLRQLPQLPVTGLLNLFVQHTSCALSICENWDPSVREDMESIYDRLIPENAPYYQHTLEGSDDMPAHAKCIITGVSINIPITDGRLNLGTWQGIYLGEFRNDGGSRQIVATILE